One genomic window of Mycosarcoma maydis chromosome 20, whole genome shotgun sequence includes the following:
- a CDS encoding uncharacterized protein (related to Deoxyribodipyrimidine photolyase) has product MTRNILIALLRNDLRLHDHPILHVCSEPTPSTANFTQPITHVLPVYVFDQRHVEVSGFPRLEKARKDGGGKGSGEYAKTRELGLWRTGIHRIKFINESVFDLRDRLRRLGSDLAMFAGTPESVIASLIHQIRAHGDTVEAVYLSREINTEEVNIQKRLQRMLSDVQCRMHMFETKSLIHSRDLGFPVSKLPDVFTHFRKQVERNRIWRAPLASPDRLKPFAEVPVEDAAGVYSLSANKQHGLDRKNAVEKCLLQPLLDNPVLAHNELLARVMCKRGQVDVAHSAFPYRGGETEALARLDHYFDRSDSCPAASYKQTRNQMLGTDYSTKFGAALALGLLSPRLIAQKATELDNATHDATHNASNKGGGYWIIFELLWRDYFYFVGWKFGSKLFSLRGIEDDISARSAPSKASEWKSSASLSDRDDGFVRWCTAQTGVPLIDANMVEMVQTGFMSNRGRQNVASFLTKDLGWNWRHGAEFFESWLVDYEPNSNWGNWQYVAGVGNDPRSSRQFNPIKQGNDYDANGEYVATWLPLLSDMPPQYRHHPWTCPDAAWAEQAHSAHYPPTPIVEQQMWRKHYSNPEGAPPAHHKPDHVATGRRSANANANRRGARRRSRSTRASTQQS; this is encoded by the coding sequence ATGACACGCAACATCCTCATCGCACTGCTACGCAATGATCTGCGATTGCACGACCATCCGATCTTGCACGTGTGCTCGGAACCGACGCCATCGACTGCGAACTTCACGCAGCCCATCACGCATGTGTTGCCAGTGTACGTGTTCGATCAGCGGCACGTGGAAGTGTCCGGCTTTCCGCGCTTGGAAAAGGCGCGCAAGGACGGGGGCGGTAAGGGTAGTGGAGAATATGCAAAGACGCGCGAGCTGGGGCTATGGCGGACGGGAATCCATCGAATCAAGTTTATCAACGAGAGCGTGTTCGACTTGCGCGATCGACTGCGTAGGCTCGGCAGCGATCTCGCCATGTTCGCAGGAACGCCCGAGAGCGTAATCGCGTCGCTGATCCACCAAATCCGAGCGCACGGCGATACCGTCGAGGCGGTGTATCTGAGTAGAGAGATCAACACCGAGGAAGTCAACATCCAGAAGCGGCTGCAACGCATGCTCTCGGACGTGCAGTGTCGCATGCACATGTTCGAGACAAAGTCGTTGATCCATTCCCGAGACCTCGGCTTCCCAGTAAGCAAGCTTCCGGATGTGTTTACGCACTTTCGCAAGCAAGTGGAACGCAACCGTATCTGGAGAGCTCCACTCGCCTCGCCGGACAGGTTGAAACCGTTCGCCGAGGTGCCAGTGGAGGATGCGGCCGGTGTCTATTCGCTATccgccaacaagcagcatGGGTTGGATCGTAAGAACGCGGTTGAAAAGTGTCTCTTGCAGCCGTTGCTCGACAATCCGGTATTGGCTCATAacgagcttctcgccaGGGTCATGTGCAAGCGCGGTCAAGTGGATGTGGCACACTCTGCGTTTCCGTATCGAGGAGGCGAGACcgaagcgctcgctcgacttgatcaCTACTTTGACCGATCTGACTCTTGCCCGGCTGCGTCGTACAAGCAAACTCGAAACCAAATGCTGGGTACCGACTACTCGACCAAATTCGGcgctgcgcttgcgctcGGACTGCTGTCGCCGCGGCTGATCGCGCAAAAAGCGACTGAGCTCGATAACGCGACGCACGATGCCACGCACAATGCCAGCAACAAAGGCGGTGGATATTGGATCATCTTTGAGCTTCTGTGGCGAGACTACTTCTACTTTGTCGGGTGGAAGTTCGGATCGAAGCTGTTCAGCTTGCGAGGAATCGAGGACGACATTTCGGCGCGATCCGCTCCGTCGAAAGCGTCCGAGTGGAAATCGAGCGCGTCGCTCTCGGATCGCGACGATGGATTTGTGCGCTGGTGCACGGCTCAGACGGGCGTACCTCTGATCGATGCCAACATGGTCGAAATGGTGCAGACCGGGTTTATGTCGAATCGCGGACGACAAAACGTCGCATCGTTTCTCACCAAAGATCTTGGCTGGAATTGGCGTCATGGAGCTGAATTCTTCGAAAGCTGGCTCGTAGACTATGAGCCGAATTCCAACTGGGGCAATTGGCAGTACGTCGCAGGTGTCGGCAACGACCCTCGCAGCTCGCGTCAGTTCAACCCGATCAAGCAGGGAAATGACTATGACGCGAATGGCGAATACGTCGCCACCTGGCTTCCGTTGCTCAGCGATATGCCTCCTCAGTACAGACACCATCCGTGGACTTGCCCCGACGCAGCTTGGGCCGAACAAGCGCACAGCGCACACTACCCGCCTACGCCCATCGTGGAACAGCAAATGTGGCGAAAACATTACTCGAACCCAGAAGGCGCCCCACCTGCGCACCACAAACCCGACCACGTCGCCACCGGTAGGCGCTcagccaacgccaacgccaaccgCCGCGGAGCGCGCCGACGCTCCAGATCCACACGCGCCAGTACCCAGCAGTCATGA